A window of the Linepithema humile isolate Giens D197 chromosome 4, Lhum_UNIL_v1.0, whole genome shotgun sequence genome harbors these coding sequences:
- the LOC136999414 gene encoding uncharacterized protein, translated as MDPVLAVELLFFAIFGQTTHESFKVEPLQPTWTTVLFKLTFGIYMLVSVVVLINLLIAMMSDTYQRIQAQSDIEWKYGLSKLVRNMHRTTTAPSPLNLLSSWITYFCKLCKKRLSKKSRPSLMQLVSGPRMSPRSKMGAKWLSKIKRNTQIAHKDSGALSVVPLSPLGSQLSFGYAVSKIDNVVDWEAVRRKYRDLYGEKIEEKPAEDSKESTENPLAALEGSSGDAEKSPFGA; from the exons ATGGATCCCGTGCTCGCGGTCGAGCTGTTGTTCTTCGCCATCTTCGGTCAGACGACGCACGAGAGTTTCAAAGTAGAACCGCTACAGCCCACCTGGACGACCGTTCTCTTCAAGCTCACCTTCGGCATTTACATGCTGGTGTCGGTGGTGGTGCTGATTAATCTGCTGATCGCCATGATGAGCGATACCTATCAGCGGATACAGGCACAGTCGGACATCGAGTGGAAGTACGGATTGAGCAAGCTCGTACGAAATATGCACAG GACCACCACGGCACCGTCCCCGCTGAATCTCCTAAGCTCGTGGATCACGTACTTCTGTAAGCTCTGCAAGAAACGCCTGAGCAAGAAGTCGCGGCCGTCCCTCATGCAGCTGGTGTCCGGCCCTCGCATGTCGCCGCGCTCCAAGATGGGCGCCAAGTGGCTGTCCAAGATAAAGAGGAACACGCAGATCGCCCACAAGGACAGCGGGGCCTTGTCGGTCGTGCCCCTGAGCCCCCTCGGGAGCCAGCTGTCCTTCGGCTACGCCGTCAGCAAGATCGACAACGTCGTCGACTGGGAGGCCGTCAGGCGCAAGTATAGGGATCTCTACGGCGAGAAAATCGAGGAGAAGCCGGCCGAAGACAGTAAGGAATCGACGGAAAATCCGCTGGCGGCCCTGGAGGGATCGTCGGGCGACGCCGAGAAATCGCCATTTGGGGCTTGA